The following proteins are co-located in the Hydrogenobacter hydrogenophilus genome:
- a CDS encoding CDP-alcohol phosphatidyltransferase family protein produces MISNLPNLISLLRLVLAPIMLHIDYKYLPLFFFSLALTDALDGFLARRWHVETKVGKVLDPLADKVFLLTAFYLCSFELKRLNPFVFLSLLARDFFIIFGALVLWLRFKSVPSPSPIGKMTTLALSLSVLLCILYESNTFNLFLSEVCLLFVFLSWIDYGFRGIKALKNQTSF; encoded by the coding sequence ATGATAAGTAATCTTCCTAACCTTATATCCCTACTGCGACTTGTGCTTGCACCTATCATGCTTCACATAGACTACAAATATCTTCCTCTGTTTTTCTTTTCCTTAGCTTTGACTGACGCCTTGGATGGTTTTTTGGCGAGAAGATGGCATGTAGAGACAAAAGTAGGAAAGGTCTTAGATCCGCTCGCAGACAAAGTTTTTTTGCTCACAGCCTTTTACTTGTGCAGTTTTGAACTTAAAAGACTAAATCCTTTTGTGTTCCTTAGCTTGCTTGCTCGGGACTTTTTCATAATTTTTGGTGCTTTAGTGCTTTGGTTAAGATTCAAAAGCGTACCTTCTCCAAGCCCTATTGGAAAGATGACCACCTTAGCTTTATCTTTGAGTGTTTTATTGTGTATACTTTACGAGTCTAATACTTTTAACCTTTTCCTTTCGGAGGTTTGTCTTCTTTTTGTGTTCCTGTCTTGGATAGACTATGGTTTTAGAGGTATAAAGGCACTCAAAAATCAAACTTCTTTCTGA
- a CDS encoding YceD family protein — translation MVVLNLKEIFKRRSKFTGFYRLSPKEVRLPADMGELIEPIDVFVEITKEKGGYRVHMNIEGSITLECSRCLSVFNKDMNISENIKIEPYPTRDVIQIKPKDLEVSFFEDEENFNLVDLVREQIILSIPIKPLCDPECRGIPVEEETKGDHRFSVLKKLLYK, via the coding sequence ATGGTTGTATTGAACCTCAAAGAGATATTCAAAAGGAGAAGCAAATTTACAGGTTTTTACAGGTTGTCTCCTAAGGAGGTGCGTCTGCCTGCAGATATGGGAGAGCTGATAGAACCTATAGATGTGTTTGTAGAAATCACAAAAGAAAAGGGTGGATACAGAGTGCATATGAATATAGAAGGAAGTATAACCCTTGAATGTAGCAGGTGTCTGTCTGTGTTTAACAAAGACATGAACATTTCCGAAAACATAAAAATTGAACCTTACCCTACGAGGGATGTGATCCAAATAAAACCTAAGGATCTTGAAGTCTCTTTTTTTGAAGATGAGGAGAACTTTAATCTTGTAGACCTAGTAAGAGAGCAGATTATACTAAGTATACCCATAAAGCCTCTGTGCGACCCTGAGTGTAGAGGTATCCCAGTAGAGGAAGAGACAAAAGGGGATCATAGGTTTTCTGTACTTAAAAAACTCCTTTATAAATGA
- a CDS encoding gluconeogenesis factor YvcK family protein, whose protein sequence is MNVVAIGGGTGLSSLLRGLKKEVGERIKNLSAIVTVADSGGSTGRLRKAYHLPAPGDIRNCITALSESEEVMQQLFQYRFKGEELEGHAFGNLFLVALSDITGSFMTAIKIASQILRTKGDIIPATLDNIHLCAEFSDGKIVVGEEEITNYGKEKKARIKKIWIEPENTLTPIEAIGRIESADMIVFGPGSLYTSIIPNLLIKDIRQAVERSNALKVFVVNAMTQPGETDGFTAYDHLATFLEHSGIKKVDTVIVNTKMPSNSILKRYLEEGQEPVIPDIAKIAKEGFNVFAEDLIGDKEDFVRHDPDRLADLLMRVYYNYALLS, encoded by the coding sequence ATGAATGTAGTGGCTATAGGTGGAGGTACTGGACTTTCCAGTCTTCTGAGGGGGCTCAAAAAGGAGGTGGGGGAAAGGATAAAAAATCTGTCCGCTATAGTTACCGTTGCAGATAGTGGCGGAAGTACAGGAAGACTCAGAAAGGCTTACCATCTGCCGGCACCTGGGGACATAAGAAACTGTATAACTGCACTATCAGAAAGCGAGGAAGTTATGCAACAGCTCTTTCAATATAGGTTTAAAGGGGAAGAGTTAGAAGGACACGCTTTTGGAAACTTATTTTTGGTAGCTCTATCTGACATTACAGGTAGCTTTATGACTGCTATAAAGATAGCCTCTCAGATCCTAAGAACCAAGGGAGACATTATCCCAGCAACCCTTGATAACATACATCTGTGCGCAGAGTTTTCTGATGGAAAGATAGTGGTAGGTGAGGAAGAGATAACCAACTACGGTAAAGAGAAAAAAGCGAGAATTAAGAAGATATGGATAGAACCGGAGAATACCCTTACACCCATAGAAGCAATAGGTAGGATAGAGTCTGCGGACATGATAGTTTTTGGTCCTGGAAGTCTTTATACGAGCATAATACCTAATCTTCTGATAAAAGATATAAGACAGGCTGTTGAAAGATCAAACGCTTTAAAAGTTTTTGTAGTCAACGCCATGACACAACCTGGGGAAACGGATGGCTTTACCGCTTATGACCATCTTGCAACTTTTCTGGAACACTCTGGCATAAAAAAAGTGGATACGGTCATAGTAAACACCAAGATGCCGTCAAATTCTATACTTAAAAGATATTTAGAAGAAGGACAAGAACCAGTAATTCCCGATATAGCAAAAATAGCTAAAGAAGGCTTTAATGTTTTTGCAGAGGACCTCATAGGTGATAAAGAGGATTTTGTAAGGCATGACCCAGACAGGTTGGCGGACCTTCTTATGAGAGTATATTACAACTATGCGCTTCTTTCTTAA
- a CDS encoding translocation/assembly module TamB domain-containing protein encodes MKYVGYFLLLLLLIYFSLVKPYLLLKGVHVETKGLHWDIKKRSFVIDSFLIYIPKVHNSSIFVYIGSLNLNPQEVRVGEVSVIEVSKEISKEPFDYDFTNLVKLAERVNLRVGKVYVSINSLPYNESVTVFVKDAELKNAVLRSYGGAKAVYMEGSHYHELYVFLKEAHAKDGIFYIDQAHVLSSSYAFSLSAQWKGKKGYFNATGYIKGYEGKDLILPDLQVFASGNLNYVSINTNFTASAPYLLVKGRSLGKLFGSGVFTQTFKESKKLKGHFTAGETYVSFNYTMYPEKILQVRFTNFPLDNNMLKTQIPLSSNLSGFAVVYPNKKSLSLRGFSDDLFFIDRNFKGFHIDLSLDYNKQVGKVELSVSYPTRISIFGSFAGKDFDGNIQTYMFPYSYGSFSTYLNYAGSLRYVRGFFYSSGVGKLISPVYKSTPLGDLSFNLNLGGNDYRIEFFSKGLKGEGEGSIKDKSFTGTLSFNGYSVSYAGAFGEDIEGEMRIKALPSNLLITGHLQGSVRKEDLIAHVKVRFDLLKRDTWNGQFSVNFEDIKKGQLYIPSGDIKGYVEGNLLKAEYSFKYAKGTLKYYLVDGSLSSLGRLTFQKGDFSLMGNYHLAKRADNLVLGLTGQGTYKTYIFPVHLSFEKSQEELKGELKGFSLKIGLFNVSFSDSLLKGSEDRGILKLGGLSVRVNSEKIITFQSSEGQVDIKNRSVVIPNINIDGALRGVISLSYQKGELKVSSHGDIDLDRISGLVKSRLLAYAKGRLSYTFEKSTDSLLVKVFSQEDVELRSRFLALPLKGQMYATYDNKVGKGFAHFKGDGGDIKLTLFGDGKLLSVGFSTQQIPVLYRSENVRFNGFTRAEGNITTNYRSVNIKANVDIWGNLNIKKLESKEQDKPQAYKLITLDIKLSTPEPLKVHLPEGYLYTYAEGNLGGNLYEPDYHIKLNLMGGSLVYFNKEFNLREGSVLLSPKENSLNVTLLSPTPDYNIIIDIKGDINNPKAFVRSEPPRDTKEVLTSLILGGGVGEGLFSLSSALIARFPEFSKLLEGVRSAVGTDVKINISPTTSSTGEAAISTKVSKDITNRLNIEYQQSTIKDPKETYGSANLRITPNTSTGVRIYSNNAQEYKIRFRKKFDF; translated from the coding sequence ATGAAATATGTAGGGTATTTCCTGCTTTTACTTTTGCTAATTTACTTTTCTTTGGTAAAGCCTTACCTTTTACTAAAGGGTGTGCATGTAGAAACAAAAGGCTTGCATTGGGACATTAAAAAAAGGAGTTTTGTTATTGACAGTTTTTTAATCTACATACCAAAGGTGCACAACAGTTCTATTTTTGTGTATATAGGATCATTGAATTTAAATCCACAAGAAGTCCGTGTAGGTGAAGTAAGCGTGATTGAGGTAAGCAAAGAGATTTCAAAAGAGCCTTTTGATTACGATTTTACTAACTTGGTAAAGCTTGCTGAGAGAGTAAACCTTCGTGTTGGGAAGGTTTATGTTTCCATAAACTCCCTTCCTTATAATGAAAGCGTTACTGTGTTCGTGAAAGATGCAGAGCTAAAAAATGCTGTTTTAAGGTCCTACGGAGGGGCAAAAGCTGTTTATATGGAAGGATCGCATTATCACGAGCTTTATGTATTTTTGAAAGAGGCTCACGCGAAGGACGGGATTTTCTACATAGATCAAGCTCATGTTTTGAGCTCTTCTTACGCTTTTAGCCTTAGTGCGCAGTGGAAGGGCAAAAAAGGGTACTTTAACGCTACTGGCTACATAAAAGGCTATGAGGGTAAGGACTTGATACTTCCTGATCTTCAGGTGTTCGCATCTGGAAATTTAAACTACGTTTCTATCAATACAAACTTTACCGCAAGTGCTCCTTACCTTCTGGTTAAAGGCAGGAGTTTGGGTAAACTCTTTGGATCAGGTGTCTTCACTCAGACTTTTAAAGAAAGCAAAAAACTCAAAGGTCATTTTACAGCAGGAGAAACCTACGTGAGTTTTAACTACACCATGTATCCAGAAAAGATTCTTCAAGTGAGATTTACCAACTTTCCCTTGGACAATAACATGCTAAAAACTCAGATCCCCCTTAGCTCAAATCTGTCAGGTTTTGCAGTGGTTTACCCAAACAAAAAGAGTCTTTCTCTTAGGGGTTTTTCTGACGACCTTTTTTTTATTGATAGAAACTTTAAGGGTTTCCACATAGACCTCTCCCTTGATTACAACAAACAGGTAGGCAAGGTAGAGCTTTCCGTTAGCTACCCTACAAGGATAAGCATCTTTGGTTCTTTTGCAGGAAAAGATTTTGATGGAAACATACAAACTTACATGTTTCCTTACTCTTATGGAAGTTTTTCCACTTACTTAAACTATGCAGGAAGCTTAAGGTATGTTAGAGGTTTTTTTTACAGCTCGGGTGTTGGAAAGCTTATAAGTCCCGTATACAAGAGTACACCTTTAGGGGATTTATCCTTTAACTTGAACTTAGGCGGTAATGACTACCGCATTGAGTTTTTTTCAAAAGGTTTGAAAGGAGAGGGAGAGGGATCCATCAAGGATAAAAGTTTTACGGGCACCTTATCTTTCAACGGGTACTCTGTAAGTTATGCTGGTGCTTTTGGAGAGGACATAGAAGGTGAGATGCGGATTAAAGCTTTACCTTCTAACCTTTTAATAACAGGGCATTTGCAAGGAAGTGTAAGAAAAGAAGACTTAATTGCTCATGTAAAAGTGCGGTTTGACCTTCTCAAAAGGGACACATGGAATGGTCAGTTTTCTGTTAACTTTGAAGACATAAAGAAAGGTCAGCTTTACATACCCAGCGGAGATATAAAGGGCTATGTGGAAGGAAATTTGCTTAAAGCAGAATACTCTTTCAAGTATGCAAAAGGCACTTTAAAGTATTACTTAGTGGACGGATCTTTGAGTTCTTTGGGAAGATTGACCTTTCAGAAGGGAGACTTTTCCTTGATGGGAAATTACCATCTTGCCAAGAGAGCAGACAACTTGGTCTTGGGTCTGACAGGTCAGGGCACCTACAAAACCTATATTTTTCCTGTCCATCTTAGCTTTGAAAAGTCTCAAGAAGAGCTAAAGGGAGAGCTCAAAGGCTTTTCTTTGAAGATAGGGCTTTTTAATGTAAGCTTTTCAGATAGTCTTCTAAAGGGTTCAGAAGACAGAGGAATTTTGAAATTGGGAGGACTGTCTGTAAGGGTTAATTCTGAAAAAATCATAACTTTTCAAAGCTCCGAAGGGCAAGTGGATATAAAGAACAGAAGCGTAGTTATACCCAATATAAACATTGACGGAGCACTCAGAGGCGTGATAAGTTTATCTTACCAAAAGGGTGAATTAAAAGTATCTTCGCACGGGGATATAGACTTAGACCGAATTTCTGGACTTGTAAAGAGCAGATTACTTGCATATGCAAAAGGAAGGCTCAGCTACACCTTTGAGAAAAGCACAGATAGCCTATTGGTAAAGGTTTTTTCCCAAGAAGATGTGGAGCTGCGTTCTCGTTTTTTAGCCTTACCTTTGAAAGGTCAGATGTATGCTACATATGACAACAAAGTAGGAAAGGGTTTTGCCCACTTTAAGGGTGATGGAGGGGATATAAAGCTCACCCTTTTTGGTGATGGCAAGTTGCTAAGCGTTGGCTTTAGCACACAGCAGATACCTGTACTATATAGGTCAGAAAACGTGAGATTCAACGGCTTTACAAGGGCTGAGGGGAACATAACTACCAATTATAGGAGTGTGAACATAAAGGCTAATGTGGACATATGGGGAAATCTTAACATAAAAAAGCTTGAAAGTAAGGAGCAGGACAAACCCCAAGCCTACAAACTCATTACTTTAGACATAAAGCTTTCTACTCCTGAGCCTTTGAAGGTCCATCTTCCAGAAGGATACTTATACACTTACGCAGAGGGCAACTTAGGAGGAAACCTTTACGAGCCTGATTACCATATAAAACTCAACCTAATGGGTGGCAGCTTAGTGTACTTTAACAAAGAGTTTAACCTAAGAGAAGGAAGTGTATTATTAAGCCCTAAAGAAAATAGCCTGAATGTCACCCTGCTATCACCAACACCTGATTACAACATTATTATAGACATAAAAGGAGATATCAACAATCCCAAAGCCTTTGTAAGGTCTGAACCTCCAAGGGATACCAAAGAGGTGCTTACGAGCTTAATACTCGGTGGTGGAGTAGGTGAAGGCTTATTTTCCCTTTCTTCTGCTTTGATAGCAAGGTTTCCTGAGTTTAGTAAACTTTTAGAGGGTGTAAGGAGTGCAGTAGGAACTGATGTTAAAATAAACATCTCACCCACTACCAGTTCCACAGGTGAGGCTGCTATAAGCACGAAGGTTTCAAAGGATATTACCAACAGACTGAACATAGAATATCAGCAAAGTACCATAAAAGACCCAAAAGAAACTTACGGGAGTGCAAATCTGCGGATAACTCCTAACACATCTACAGGAGTAAGGATTTACTCTAACAATGCGCAAGAATACAAAATAAGGTTCAGAAAGAAGTTTGATTTTTGA